In Leptospira perdikensis, the genomic window TTCATTTTTATTTCTTTATTTTCTATCTCTTGTTCTTTAGCCGACTTACGTCCTCCCACCTTACAAAAAGAAGGTTTGAATCCTGATTTAAAGAAAAAGGGATTATCGATCATTACAAGCCCACCTGTGAAAGAACTCACACCTGGCGATTGGAAAGGTTACAAACAAATCCAATTCGTTTTGAAAGATGTTTGGCATTCTAAGTTTGTTCGATTTTTTACACCCATCAAAGAACCAGAACAAAGACTCCGTGTGTATTTGGATTTTGAAAAAGACGCTATGGAAGTGGAATTTCTTGGTGGTGAAAAAAAAGGTCTCATCCTTGGTCTTGTTAAAAAAGATGCCTACCAAATTGCTGCTGATACAGGGAAAGTTTTTACGGGCGACGATGAGGTTCGGGTCTATTTAGAATCTCTTCGTTTGTATCTAACACTCCCTTGGCGACTTACCGAATATCCTATCATTCAGTACGCAGGCCCTGTTCAAAAATTAGGCCAAGATTATGAAGTGGTTTATTTTACATCCGTCCAAACAAATGCCACTCCCGACACAGACCAATACGTTGGTTACTTTGAAAAAACAAGTGGTGCCTTAGAATGGATGGAGTTTACTTACCGCGAACTTTTTAGTTTCTACAAAGGTGTGATCAAATACGGATACTATGAAGTTTGGAACGACAAACAATATCCCAGACGAATTAGTATTTTAGATCGTTTTGATGATCCTGACTTTGTTCACGAAATTCGAATTGAAAAAATAGAAATTCCCAAACAACCAATGGAAGAAGAAGATAAGGTATTGGAATTACCGG contains:
- a CDS encoding LBF_0142 family lipoprotein produces the protein MFRFYLSFIFISLFSISCSLADLRPPTLQKEGLNPDLKKKGLSIITSPPVKELTPGDWKGYKQIQFVLKDVWHSKFVRFFTPIKEPEQRLRVYLDFEKDAMEVEFLGGEKKGLILGLVKKDAYQIAADTGKVFTGDDEVRVYLESLRLYLTLPWRLTEYPIIQYAGPVQKLGQDYEVVYFTSVQTNATPDTDQYVGYFEKTSGALEWMEFTYRELFSFYKGVIKYGYYEVWNDKQYPRRISILDRFDDPDFVHEIRIEKIEIPKQPMEEEDKVLELPE